In Deferrivibrio essentukiensis, a single window of DNA contains:
- a CDS encoding cation diffusion facilitator family transporter has protein sequence MSNKSVASIVSISVAVMLTVVKGIAGFSIGSLALLSSAVDSTLDILSSTINYFAIKKSEEPPDEKHPFGHGKFESLATFLQSLIILVSGGYILYKSYGKFITKGKIDNIDSGLYVMIFSIVSTVALTLYLRYVAKKSDSSILKADAMHYEIDILTNVGILISFFIIKYFGLHVVDPIISAVISLYIIYSAVKLSFEVSKDLLDVELPEAIKSDIIKILDSFDNLHIDFHRVRTRKSGSQKFLDLHLTLCRELSISDAHKIADTIERKLKNKIDDLDVTIHIDPCDIKSCPGIDACNDSKLRIELDKLKNESGG, from the coding sequence GTGAGCAATAAGTCAGTAGCTTCCATAGTTAGTATAAGTGTTGCTGTTATGCTGACTGTAGTAAAAGGTATTGCAGGCTTTTCTATTGGTTCGCTTGCACTTTTGTCTTCTGCAGTTGATTCTACACTTGATATTTTATCATCAACCATAAATTATTTTGCCATAAAAAAATCTGAAGAGCCCCCCGATGAAAAACATCCTTTTGGGCATGGCAAGTTTGAATCGTTGGCAACTTTTTTACAGTCTTTAATAATATTGGTATCTGGCGGTTATATATTATACAAATCATATGGTAAGTTTATAACAAAAGGTAAAATAGATAATATAGATTCCGGTCTTTATGTGATGATTTTTTCAATAGTATCTACAGTAGCTCTAACGTTGTATCTGCGGTATGTAGCTAAAAAGTCAGATTCATCAATATTAAAAGCAGATGCGATGCATTATGAAATTGATATACTGACCAATGTAGGAATTTTGATATCCTTCTTTATTATAAAATATTTTGGACTTCATGTTGTAGACCCTATAATTTCTGCTGTAATTTCTTTGTATATTATTTATTCAGCAGTAAAGCTTAGTTTTGAGGTTTCTAAAGATTTGCTTGATGTGGAGTTACCTGAGGCAATTAAAAGTGATATAATTAAAATTTTAGATAGCTTTGATAATTTGCATATCGATTTTCATAGAGTAAGGACAAGAAAGTCAGGCTCTCAAAAGTTTCTTGATTTGCACTTGACTCTGTGCAGAGAATTAAGTATCTCAGACGCACATAAGATAGCAGATACTATTGAGAGAAAATTAAAAAACAAGATTGACGATTTGGACGTTACCATACATATTGACCCTTGCGATATTAAAAGTTGCCCCGGGATTGATGCTTGCAATGATTCCAAATTAAGGATAGAGTTAGATAAACTGAAAAATGAAAGTGGAGGATAA